The Rhodobacteraceae bacterium LMO-JJ12 genome contains the following window.
GATGAGAGCGACAAGGAAAAACAGCTGATTCATCGCGGGCTCTATGCCGAGTATAACCTGGTTTATGATCGGGGAACCAAGTTTGGTCTGGAGACCGGGCATGACGCCAATGCAGTGTTGATGAGTCTGCCGCCGTTGGCGAAATGGGTTTAAATTTCAAAGCATTGTAAAGGCTTGCAGGGCGGGGCGAGGGGCCAGCCCCTCGCGCTCCCCGGGATATTTTGGGCAAGATGAAGCAGGGGTGAAGCAAGTAGACGGCGATCGTGACGGGGGCGGCGCGGGGGTTGGGCTGGCGACGGTTGATCGTGAAGGGCCGGAACTGGAGAAAGCAGCGGGTGAGCTTGAGAGTGTCTTGCCGGTGTTTTGTGATATCAGCGCGCCCAAAGAAGTGGACGCGATGGTGGCGCGGGTGCGGGCGGCAGATGGTGGCTTTGAGAGCCCCGGGCTGGGCCTGTCGGCGTTGAGGGGTTAGCGGCACCGTGCGGTGGGCTTTACCGGGGGTGATCTGCGGCTGTCGCCCGGCTGTAAAGCGTATGACATCGATTTCCTGAATATATTAACGCGCGTTAAGGTTAATGCAGCGTCCGGTGGAGCATGGCAGGCTGGCGCATTGGGGGCAGGGGCGACGGTTTAATCGGGGTGGATGTCACGCGGGTGACAGGAGGACGCCAGAATGATGGCGACCCAGTTCACATCGAGTGTCAATTTCTGCTCGGCCAACCACTTTTCCTGCAACTTGTAGGCCGCCAGTTCTTGTGCGGCGGGACAGTAATAGTGAGCCGTTGATTGCCAGTGGTGGACCAATTCGTGCAACAGGATGGATTGATCGACGGGGCGAGAAATCTGCCATGGCCTCGCCAGTAATATTGTCGCGGGTTCCGGCTCGTAAACACCTCTTGTTCGGTTTCCGATTTTCATGGAGCTGTCCGTTTCATCATGAAGCTGCGCCGCATCGACCATGCGGATTTCGGGCCGCTTATTGGGACGCACGAATTGCGTGTTGGCACCAATCCATTGCTCCAGATCCTCAACGAGATCATCTATCGGCGCTGCGTTTGCTGGCGCGCAGAGCGCTATAATGATAAAGTATAGACATGTGACCGCCCCGAGAGCCGTGCGTGCGAAGGTTGGCATTGCGTTCCCTCCTGTCCAAGTGTCCGTGATGAACCAAGGCTAGCTGGAGGGGGGCGGCGGAGACAAAAGGGCGTTTTTCATTGAAGGTTGAAAATAATTCATCGCCGCGAAGACGGCATTTGCCCCCCTTCTCGGCAATACGCGCATTTGAGGCCGCGGCGCGTCATCTCAGCTTTAAATCCGCCGCTGATGAGTTATGCCTTTCGCCCTCGGCTGTATCGCATCAGATCCGCGCCTTGGAAGACTATCTTGCAACTTCGCTTTTTCATCGGGATGGCAATCGGGTCGCGCTGTCGAAAACCGGGATGGCCTATGCCGGTAAGCTTACGGATTTGCTCGACAACCTTTCGACCAGCACGGAGCAGGCCAGCGCCGGACGCCAGGATCGGCTTCGGGTGCTCGCCACGCCGGGATTTGCCGCACGCTGGCTTATCCCGCGGCTTTCGCGTTTTGCTTTTGCGCAGGCGGTTCGCCTTCGCATAGCCGAGCGCGCGCCTTCGATTGATTTCACGGCGAACGACGCTGATGTGGTGATTCAATGGCGGACGGCTCCGGCATCCGGGATTGACGTTGTTCCATTCCTCAAATCGTCGCGAAGCCCGGTTGCCGCGCCGGAGTTTGTCAAACGCGAAAGCATTGCGCATCCCAGCGATCTGTTGCGTGTACCGCTTTTCAAGGACGAAACAGACGATATGTGGCAAGCGTGGTTTCTGTCGGCGGGTATCGCCGATCCAAGCGAAACAGATGGGCCGACCTATCCCAATTGTGAATACGCCACCACTGCGGCAGAAGCCGGATTGGGGGTTGCGCTGGCGTATGATGCCATCGTGCATGACACGGTTGCCGATGGGCGGTTGGTCATGCCCTTTGAGACTAGCATAGCGTCTTTCACCATCTATTCCGCCGCCTGCAGTGCCAAGCGGCAGGAGGAACCGCTTATCAAGGCGTTTCGCGATTGGCTGGTGCAAGAAGCGATGGACGTCGGGTGTTGCCCGAATGGCCAGCCAGAAGAAAACCAGAATCTACGGCCTGCTAAATTCAAGGCGGTCAAATTTTAGGCGTTTCGAGAAAAATCTGACACATGAGTTTGTCCTGAAACGCCCATATCATTGATGTGTTGCGCTGCGGTTCAACTTAATCCGGTCTCAGGTTTAGGTCGAACCGCTTTGGTCGGTTGATCGCCTCATACATGAGCGAAGACTCAGAGCGGGCATAACGCGGCGTAAATTTCTGAAAACATTCAATAAAACGCACATTAAAACTGATCTAAATCAGGGCTGACGGCAGCTGATTTTGCTAGGAATGAGGCCGCACAGTAGATGTGTCAAACGAAGATGATTGTGAAGACTGAAAGGAGCCATAAGATCATGGCCAAGTTTCGATTGTTAACCACCACTGCCGTGACCCTTGCACTTGTCGGTGCTGCCAGCGCGAACGAGCTGCGTGATGAGGCCAAGGATATATTTGCGGCTCTGCCCTCGACCATTCCGGCGTTGAAGGACAACCCGATCACCCCGGCCAAGATCGATCTGGGCAAGGCTCTGTTCTTTGATCCGCGGATGAGTGCGTCTGGCGTGTTCTCGTGCAACTCGTGCCACAACCTTGCCACTGGTGGCGATGACAACATGCCGACCTCGATCGGCCATGGCTGGCAGAAGGGGCCGCGGAATTCGCCCACGGTTCTGAACTCGGTCTTCAACGAGGCGCAGTTCTGGGACGGGCGGGCCGCCGACCTTGCGGAGCAGGCCAAGGGGCCGGTGCAGGCCGGGGTCGAAATGGCCAATACGCCGGAAAATGTGGTGGCGACGCTGAACTCGATGCCGGACTATGTGACCTGGTTCAAGGAGTCCTTCCCCGAGGAGGAAGATCCGGTGAGCTTTGACAATTTCGCCAAGGCGATTGAGGCCTATGAGGCGACGCTGATCACACCCGCGCCGTTTGATACGTGGTTGAACGGCGATGACAATGCCATGAATGCGGATCAGTTGGCCGGATTGCAGCTGTTCATGGATAAGGGCTGTTCGTCGTGCCACAACGGCGTGAATTTTGGCGGTAACGGGTATTATCCGTTTGGGCTGATCGAAAAGCCGGGGGCGGATATTCTGCCTGTGGGTGACAAGGGGCGTTATGCCGTGACCGAAACGGCGGATGATGAGTATGTCTTCCGGGCGTCGCCGCTGCGCAACATTGATCAGACCGCGCCCTATTTCCATTCGGGTCTGGTGTGGGATCTGAAAACTGCCGTGCAGATCATGGGTGAGAGCCAGTTGGGCGAAGACCTGAGCGATGCAGAAGCGGATCAATTGGTGGCGTTTCTGGGGAGTCTGACCGGGGCGGTGCCAGAGGTGGTCTATCCGATCCTGCCCGCCGAGACGGCCAGCACGCCGCGTCCGACCGGTGAAGTGAAGTAAGCCTTCGGACCTCTCGAACCTTCGGGTAAAAAGACAGGCGCGTCGCGGATTGCGGCGCGCCTTTTAGGTTGTGGCGGTGGAAGAAGGCTGGGCGCGTTCAGGCAGAGCGCACCGTGTCGATCATCAGTTGCACGTTCTCGGGGTCGGCGTCGGGCGTGATGCCGTGGCCAAGGTTGAAGATATGCGGGCCGTTCTTGAAGACCTCGACGATGTGGCGGGTCTCATCAATCAGGGCCTGGCCACCGGTGACCATATGCGTCGGGGCAAGGTTGCCTTGGACGCAGCCGTCTTTCTGGATGTTGGCCGCCGCCCATTCGGGTGAGATGGAATTGTCGAGCGCGACGCAATCGGCACCCGTGGCATGGGCGAAACCGATGTAGCCGTCCTTGGCTTCGCGCGGGAAGGCGATGACGGGGATGCCGGGGTGGCGGGCTTTGAGGGCTGAGATGATCTCGCGGGCCGGTTCGAGGGCGTATTTGGTGAAGTCGTCGCCGCTGAGCGAGCCTGCCCAACTGTCAAACAGCTTGACGCATTCGGCGCCGGCGTCGATCTGGCACGAGAGGTAGTCGATGGTGGCTTCGGTGATGCGGGCGAGGAGGGCTTCAAAGAGCGCTCGGTTTTCCGCCTTGAGAGCGTGGGCGGGTCCTTGGTCGGGGGTGCCGCGCCCGGCGATCATATAGGTCGCCACAGTCCAAGGCGCGCCTGCAAAGCCGATGAAGGCGGTTTCGGAGGGCAGTTCGCGGGCGAGGATCTTCACCGTTTCGTAAATCGGGGCGAGGGTGTCGTGGATGTCAGAGGCGGGTTTCAACGCGTCGAAGTCGGATTGCGTCGTGATGGTGGAGAGGCGTGGGCCTTCGCCGGTGACGAACCACAGATCGGCGCCGAGCGCCTGTGGGATCAGCAGGATGTCGGCAAAGAGGATTGCCGCGTCAAAACCAAAGCGGCGGATCGGTTGTAGCGTCACCTCGGCGGCGAGATCGGGATTGTAGCAGAGCGACAGGAAATCGCCGGCCTGGGCGCGGGTGGCGCGGTATTCGGGCAGATAGCGCCCGGCCTGGCGCATCATCCAGATTGGCGGGGTGGGCAGGGTTTCGCCTGCCAGTGCGCGGAGGAGTTTTTTCTGCTCGGCCATATCGTGCATCCTTTATTTGCCCGGTGCCGTGGTCTCTTTCCGGGGGCGGGATGTCAAGGGCTGGATGTGGCGCTGGACCGCTCTGGCGGGGGCTTGGTGTGCAGAGCGCAGTGTTGTGGAGCGTGGCGGGCGGGCATTCGAGTATTTCTGGAAAGATGAAAGCGGAGCGTGGTGGCGCAGCGGATGCAGGCGCGGCGCGGGAGGGGCCGTGCAACTGTCTTGAAACCCGTGCGGCGGGGCACTAAAGCGGGGATATGACATATGAATTGCCCACGCCCGCTTCGCCCCTGAAAATCGGCACCAGAGGATCGCCTCTGGCGCTTGCTCAGGCACATGAGACGCGCAGGCGGCTGGGGGTGGCGTTTGAGCTGCCGCCCGAGGCGTTCGAGATCGTGGTGATCAAGACCAGCGGCGACGATGCCGCGTTGATTGCCAAGGATAAGCCCTTGAAGGAGATTGGCGGCAAGGGGCTGTTTACCAAGGAGATCGAGGAGCAGCTTTTGTCGGGTGGCATTGATATCGCGGTGCATTCCATGAAGGATATGCCGGTGGATCAGCCCGAGGGGTTGCTCCTGGATTGCTATCTGCCGCGTGAAGATGTGCGCGATGCGTTCATTTCACCGAAATACGGCGCAATTGCCGATTTGCCGGAAGGCGCGGTTGTCGGCACTTCGAGCCTGCGCCGACGTGCGCAGTTGAAGGTGGTGCGGCCCGACCTCACGCTGGTGGAATTTCGCGGCAATGTGCAGACCCGTCTGCGCAAGCTGAATGAAGGTGTGGCAAGCGGCACGTTTCTGGCGATGGCCGGGTTGAAGCGGTTGGGGCGCGAGGATGTGCCCGCGACGCCGATCGAGACCGAGGATATGCTGCCTGCCGTGGCGCAGGGCGCGATCGGGATCGAGCGGCGGGGCAGTGATTCGCGTATTGCGGCGCTGTTGGAGGCAATCCATGACCGTCAGACCGGCGAGAGGCTGGCGGCGGAACGGGCATTTCTGGCGGCGTTGGATGGCTCGTGCGAGACGCCGATTGCCGGGCTGGCCGAGCTGGAAGGCGGGAGCCTGCGGCTGCGCGGCGAGATCCTGCGGCCCGATGGCAGTGAGCGGCTAAGCGATGAAACCACGGGTGCCATTGCGGATGGGGCCGAGATGGGTCGTGAGATGGCCGAGCGGTTGCTGAAACAGGGCGGGCCGGGGTTTTTCGACTGGCGGACGGGGTGATCTGGCGCGCCTTGGCGGGATGAAGGCCGGTCCTTGGCCGCTGGCGCGGTGACTTGGCGGGTTGCGCCTTGTGCGGTGGCGGGGCAAAACCAAGGCATGATTACCCGCACCCATACCAAGGGCGATGCGCC
Protein-coding sequences here:
- the hemC gene encoding hydroxymethylbilane synthase; its protein translation is MTYELPTPASPLKIGTRGSPLALAQAHETRRRLGVAFELPPEAFEIVVIKTSGDDAALIAKDKPLKEIGGKGLFTKEIEEQLLSGGIDIAVHSMKDMPVDQPEGLLLDCYLPREDVRDAFISPKYGAIADLPEGAVVGTSSLRRRAQLKVVRPDLTLVEFRGNVQTRLRKLNEGVASGTFLAMAGLKRLGREDVPATPIETEDMLPAVAQGAIGIERRGSDSRIAALLEAIHDRQTGERLAAERAFLAALDGSCETPIAGLAELEGGSLRLRGEILRPDGSERLSDETTGAIADGAEMGREMAERLLKQGGPGFFDWRTG
- a CDS encoding cytochrome-c peroxidase; this encodes MAKFRLLTTTAVTLALVGAASANELRDEAKDIFAALPSTIPALKDNPITPAKIDLGKALFFDPRMSASGVFSCNSCHNLATGGDDNMPTSIGHGWQKGPRNSPTVLNSVFNEAQFWDGRAADLAEQAKGPVQAGVEMANTPENVVATLNSMPDYVTWFKESFPEEEDPVSFDNFAKAIEAYEATLITPAPFDTWLNGDDNAMNADQLAGLQLFMDKGCSSCHNGVNFGGNGYYPFGLIEKPGADILPVGDKGRYAVTETADDEYVFRASPLRNIDQTAPYFHSGLVWDLKTAVQIMGESQLGEDLSDAEADQLVAFLGSLTGAVPEVVYPILPAETASTPRPTGEVK
- a CDS encoding LysR substrate-binding domain-containing protein; this encodes MPPFSAIRAFEAAARHLSFKSAADELCLSPSAVSHQIRALEDYLATSLFHRDGNRVALSKTGMAYAGKLTDLLDNLSTSTEQASAGRQDRLRVLATPGFAARWLIPRLSRFAFAQAVRLRIAERAPSIDFTANDADVVIQWRTAPASGIDVVPFLKSSRSPVAAPEFVKRESIAHPSDLLRVPLFKDETDDMWQAWFLSAGIADPSETDGPTYPNCEYATTAAEAGLGVALAYDAIVHDTVADGRLVMPFETSIASFTIYSAACSAKRQEEPLIKAFRDWLVQEAMDVGCCPNGQPEENQNLRPAKFKAVKF
- the hemE gene encoding uroporphyrinogen decarboxylase, which codes for MAEQKKLLRALAGETLPTPPIWMMRQAGRYLPEYRATRAQAGDFLSLCYNPDLAAEVTLQPIRRFGFDAAILFADILLIPQALGADLWFVTGEGPRLSTITTQSDFDALKPASDIHDTLAPIYETVKILARELPSETAFIGFAGAPWTVATYMIAGRGTPDQGPAHALKAENRALFEALLARITEATIDYLSCQIDAGAECVKLFDSWAGSLSGDDFTKYALEPAREIISALKARHPGIPVIAFPREAKDGYIGFAHATGADCVALDNSISPEWAAANIQKDGCVQGNLAPTHMVTGGQALIDETRHIVEVFKNGPHIFNLGHGITPDADPENVQLMIDTVRSA